The DNA region GGGTCTTTTATGCAGGAACAACCTAAAACTGAAAAAGAAAAGATGTTGGCCAATGAGTTGTATCTAGCATCTGATCCGGAACTGGCTGCTGAAAGTTGGCAAGCTTTTCATCTAACTCGCCTTTATAACGGGGTGGCAGAAGAAGATCTGGAACAACGATCGCAGATTCTCAGAGAGCTATTGGGGAAGGTAGGGAAAAACACTCAAATTGTGCCACCCTTTCACTGTGATTATGGACGAAATATTTATGTTGGTGACAACTTTTACATGAATTATGGAGGCGTGATTCTAGACTGCAATACCGTTCATATCGGAGACAATGTGTTGTGTGGGCCTTACGTGCAGATTTACACGGCTTACCATCCGGTTGATCCAACGGTGCGGCTGACTGGACGGGAGTTAGCCGCCCCCATTACGATCGGCAACAATGTCTGGATTGGGGGTGGTGTAATTATCTGTCCGGGAGTGACGATCGCCGATAACACGACCATTGGGGCAGGCAGTATCGTCACCAAAGACATCCCTGCCCATGTGGTAGCGGCTGGTAATCCCTGCAAAGTAATTCGGGCATTATGAACGATCTAACAGCGCAAGTCCATTCAAACGGACTAAAACTCTTGTCCAGTCATCTTTAGATGACTTTGGCGATGAGCCAGGAAATTGATTTCCTGGTGATGCAGCGGGTGTTCAGGAGATTTGTCAGTCAACCAGGGTAAAGACCTTATATCTATACTTCTACCCCAACCTTACCCCAAT from Leptodesmis sichuanensis A121 includes:
- a CDS encoding sugar O-acetyltransferase; translated protein: MQEQPKTEKEKMLANELYLASDPELAAESWQAFHLTRLYNGVAEEDLEQRSQILRELLGKVGKNTQIVPPFHCDYGRNIYVGDNFYMNYGGVILDCNTVHIGDNVLCGPYVQIYTAYHPVDPTVRLTGRELAAPITIGNNVWIGGGVIICPGVTIADNTTIGAGSIVTKDIPAHVVAAGNPCKVIRAL